One genomic segment of Cololabis saira isolate AMF1-May2022 chromosome 22, fColSai1.1, whole genome shotgun sequence includes these proteins:
- the LOC133423729 gene encoding uncharacterized protein K02A2.6-like has product MVPVLKKNTAKARICVDLTKLNKSVKRERYILPTPDEITAKLSGATVFSSLVAASGFWQIPLHPDSCKLTTFITPFGRYCFKRLPFGITSAPEIFQRKMLETLEGLEGVEVFMDDILVYGTSMEQHDARLEMVLQRVESTGLKLNKDKCCLRQSQLRFLGHLIDQSGVRPDPDKAEAIRQLPPPENVQELKRFLGMVNYLGKFVPALATVGQPLYELLKLKNIWTWGHSQQSAFEDIKRMLTKAPVLAFYDLTRPTAVSADASSYGLGAVLLQLHGEEWKPIAYCYRRLSEAETRYAQIEKECLAGVWACEKFEKYLCGLDEFKLETDHKPLVPLINNRSLDNVPLRCQRLLMRIMRYKPVAKYVPGKTLLIADALSRSPQTYTKEVTDAHSEVECYVATVIQGIPASPSRMESIKRAIATDYELQSVIEHVRRGWPEYSGNVPQTVREYMKVKNELSEADGVFIRGSRIIIPQSMGADILKRIYDGHQGLTKCRDRAKSSGWWPGLSTELKNIVLSCHSCQEQKRAQQKEPLISTPLPDRPWKRIALDLCEYNKNNHLIISDYYSRFLEVLHLPSTISTQVIQRLKATFARFGIPDEVVSDNGPQFSSAEFQELANQLDFRHITSSPHHPQGNGHAERAVQTAKRILRQEDPLLALMCYRSTPCTTTGVSPAELLMGRKIKTTLPTLEKNLRPKWPNRRTVEQKDAGEKAKQTFYYNRRHGARPLPPLQPGDAVIVKLDQEKAWVTPAVVSKESVTPRSYIIQTPQGAELRRNRRHLRADLFSQSAQETPPASAVSRRGFPICERRHARDCFFTYTVAGAVSHQGRTAVQTCRQAEPIAEKRDCSGWCTFTGVRQLPVHQEALHRPPGVAPGRLPTAAGAAFSGL; this is encoded by the coding sequence ATGGTCCCAGTCTTGAAAAAGAACACAGCCAAGGCCAGAATCTGTGTTGATCTGACCAAACTGAATAAGTCAGTCAAAAGGGAACGCTACATCCTGCCGACCCCTGATGAAATAACAGCAAAGCTGAGTGGTGCAACAGTGTTTTCCTCCCTGGTTGCTGCCAGTGGGTTCTGGCAAATCCCACTGCATCCAGATAGCTGCAAGCTGACAACGTTTATTACACCGTTCGGGAGGTACTGCTTTAAGAGACTACCTTTCGGCATAACAAGTGCACCAGAGATCTTCCAGCGGAAGATGCTGGAGACTCTGGAGGGACTGGAAGGTGTAGAAGTCTTCATGGACGACATTCTTGTGTATGGGACTTCAATGGAGCAACATGATGCACGGCTCGAGATGGTACTGCAGCGCGTTGAGTCAACAGGCTTGAAACTCAACAAGGATAAATGCTGCCTCAGACAGAGCCAACTACGTTTCCTGGGTCATCTCATCGACCAATCAGGAGTCAGGCCCGACCCTGACAAAGCTGAGGCCATTCGCCAGCTGCCGCCGCCTGAAAATGTGCAAGAGTTAAAAAGATTCCTCGGCATGGTGAACTACCTGGGAAAGTTTGTCCCAGCCCTCGCAACAGTAGGCCAACCATTGTACGAGCTCCTTAAGTTGAAGAACATCTGGACTTGGGGCCACTCACAACAATCAGCCTTTGAGGATATTAAAAGGATGCTGACAAAGGCACCAGTTCTCGCCTTTTATGATCTCACAAGGCCCACAGCCGTGTCTGCCGATGCCAGCAGTTATGGACTGGGAGCTGTGCTGCTCCAACTCCATGGAGAAGAATGGAAGCCGATAGCTTACTGCTACAGGCGTTTATCTGAGGCGGAAACACGCTATGCCCAGATAGAGAAGGAGTGTCTGGCTGGCGTGTGGGCTTGTGAAAAGTTTGAGAAATATTTATGTGGCCTGGATGAGTTCAAACTTGAGACGGATCACAAGCCGTTAGTGCCACTCATCAACAACCGGAGTCTCGACAACGTCCCTTTAAGGTGTCAACGCCTTTTAATGCGGATCATGAGGTATAAACCGGTGGCTAAATATGTGCCGGGGAAAACCCTACTCATAGCTGATGCTTTATCCCGAAGCCCACAGACCTACACAAAAGAAGTGACTGATGCACATAGCGAGGTGGAGTGCTACGTAGCGACAGTGATACAGGGCATCCCTGCATCTCCAAGCAGGATGGAGAGCATCAAAAGAGCCATTGCAACTGACTATGAACTGCAGTCTGTCATCGAACATGTGAGAAGAGGATGGCCAGAATATAGTGGAAATGTCCCACAGACGGTCAGAGAGTACATGAAGGTGAAAAATGAATTATCAGAGGCTGATGGTGTGTTCATACGTGGGAGCAGGATCATCATTCCACAATCAATGGGAGCCGACATTTTGAAAAGAATATATGACGGACATCAGGGGCTAACAAAATGTAGAGACAGGGCAAAGTCGTCAGGTTGGTGGCCAGGACTTTCTACTGAACTGAAAAACATAGTGTTGTCATGTCACAGCTGCCAGGAACAGAAGCGGGCCCAGCAAAAGGAGCCTCTCATCTCTACGCCTCTGCCCGACCGTCCATGGAAAAGGATAGCTCTCGACCTCTGTGAGTACAACAAAAATAACCATCTTATCATCTCTGATTACTACTCACGTTTTCTGGAGGTGCTGCACCTACCATCCACTATCAGCACTCAGGTTATTCAGAGACTCAAAGCAACCTTTGCAAGGTTTGGGATCCCGGATGAGGTGGTGAGTGACAACGGTCCTCAATTCTCCAGCGCAGAATTTCAGGAGCTGGCAAACCAGCTGGACTTCAGACACATCACATCAAGTCCTCACCATCCTCAGGGGAACGGTCATGCGGAAAGAGCAGTGCAGACTGCAAAGAGAATCCTCCGCCAGGAAGATCCACTACTAGCACTCATGTGCTATAGATCAACTCCCTGCACCACCACAGGAGTTAGTCCAGCAGAACTCTTAATGGGGAGAAAGATTAAAACAACACTCCCTACACTGGAGAAGAATCTTCGGCCCAAGTGGCCTAACAGAAGGACTGTAGAACAGAAAGATGCTGGTGAGAAGGCAAAACAAACTTTCTATTACAACCGCCGCCACGGAGCCAGACCTCTTCCACCACTTCAGCCAGGAGACgcagtcatagtcaagttggacCAGGAAAAGGCCTGGGTGACACCAGCAGTCGTTTCTAAGGAAAGTGTTACTCCAAGATCCTACATCATCCAGACACCGCAAGGGGCGGAGTTACGGCGGAACCGCCGCCATCTACGGGCGGATCTGTTTTCACAATCTGCACAGGAGACCCCTCCTGCATCTGCTGTGAGCAGGAGAGGCTTCCCAATCTGCGAGCGTCGTCACGCCAGGGACTGTTTCTTCACCTACACGGTCGCCGGGGCAGTTTCGCACCAGGGCCGGACGGCTGTGCAAACCTGTCGACAGGCTGAGCCTATAGCGGAGAAAAGAGACT